The sequence AAGAGGCTGTCGTGCCCGACGCAGAGGCCCAGCACCACGTTCAGCTCGCAGCCGGCGTCGTTGAGCAAGGCGGCCTGGGCGATGGGGTTGCACATGGGCTCGTAGGTCCCGGGGCGGATCTTCTCCTCGTCCTGCACGCCGATGCGTTCCTTCGCGATGCCGCCGTTCTTGCAGGCGACCGAGGCCACCTGGAAGCCGTGGCTCTCGAGGATGCCGGACAGCACCTTCGCGACGTCCACCATGCTGATGCAGGTCGCGATGCCGATCCGCGTGAACCCCATCTTCCTGGCGAAGTGGCAGATCTCCTCCACGCGCGTCCACTTGCAGTAGCCCTCGCTCTCCACGAGAGCCGAGG is a genomic window of Candidatus Rokuibacteriota bacterium containing:
- a CDS encoding DUF1847 domain-containing protein, which produces MTYQTPGCAYCPPTVRACRQGESEARGPGFCPTKVDEDGIERAWGLYSDPELRQIAQASALVESEGYCKWTRVEEICHFARKMGFTRIGIATCISMVDVAKVLSGILESHGFQVASVACKNGGIAKERIGVQDEEKIRPGTYEPMCNPIAQAALLNDAGCELNVVLGLCVGHDSLFFRHSKGLATTLVAKDRVLAHNPIGALQLADTYFARVWGPLRPPTPPRLPAEGRGADESR